The following is a genomic window from Neurospora crassa OR74A linkage group III, whole genome shotgun sequence.
AGGAAGATTCGGGAGGGTTCTGTGAAGGACGAGAATGTGGATGGGTCTTTTGCTCCGGAAAAGGTTACACAAACTGTTGAGTCTGGCAAGTCGACGAGATTGTCCACGGCGAATCCAGCATTACAGCAACAAAGCTCGACCTCGCTCGATCTGCCCGGTCATgatgccaacaacaacaccaacaacaacaaccagaacACCGACAATGAAAGCAACACCGACCCTAATGCATCCGATTCCGACGCCAAGTCAAACGTCTCATCCAAGACTTCCCTCTCTAAGAGATCCATCAAGTCTACCAACTctaccacctcctcttctcccccaGTCAAAGCACACCCAGAGTCACCtcctgcaccaccaccctcaccaccagaACGCATATCATCAAACTATGTTCTGAACAAAAAGACATCATGGATCTGGAAGCCAAGGGCCCAGGAGGAGGTCATCCCGGGGAACCAAAAgttggaaagaaagaagtggGAATTGAACAGGGAAGAGTGGATAGATCACCCCCTTTTCGCGGCCGTAACAGCAATAAAGGTAACGAAGCGGGATCTTGCGGACTTGATTTACCCCGAAACAACAACACGACAAGGCAAggaaatggagatggagatgacggGAAAAAAGCttgtgaagaagaaaaccaaAAAACAAACGCCAGGACTGAAAAGGTTTTTCAACTCTGAAGTTCCCTTCATTGCATATGTCAGGACCACAGGCCTagagggaagagaagaagaagaagaagaagaagacttgCTGCAGATTGTGAGAAACCAGATACGGGACGTCATGAAAAGTTACGAGCAGACGGATAAACGCAAGAAAGAGGCGATAGCCGCGGCAGAGGGGTATTTACCACTTGAGAGCTggctcggaggaggagggttctTGACGCAGGAGGATCTGCAAAGACAGTTTGCGTTGCCGAGTTGGCGGAAAAGGGAGTTGGAGTTTTTGAGTGAGGGTTTGGTGAAGATGCggaggagaaaggaggagagaaggataCAGGATGGAGAGATCAAGGAGTGGGTGATGGGGGGTAAGAAGAGGGCGAGGGATGCCGCGGGAGGTAGAAAGGAGGatggagaacaagaagaggagaagaagaagaaaaaggaaaacgaaCCGAAAGATCAAGTACAAACCTCCCAGGAATCCGACACCTCCATCCCCAACCCTTTTGAACTTCCCCCTTGCACACCCACCGAATACTTctcccaccgccgccaccgcctccaCACCTTTTGGACCAAAGAAGCCCAACCCGCTGATTTCCAGTACGCCAAAGCCATCAAGCGCACCACCCTCCGCAAGTGGCGGGGtgttaaaaagaaaagaagaagaagaagctacACCAGCAAAGTATACGGATCGAGATGGACAACCacaaccccctcctcctggtcctcttcctcctcttcctcctcgaccgaagatgatgaggaggaacagAACAAGGAGCGGAAGACTTTAACTGGGTGGTTCGCTGGCTATCAACAACGTAAGCGGGAGCGAATGCTGCGAATGGCTAGAGGTATGgatggtagtggtggtggtagtagtgtTCGTACGGATACCGGTGAGTCACTAGTACCAGGAGGGAcggggacgaggaggaagaagaatcaGACTCGTCAAGAATGGGCTGAGGATGATGACAATCAAGaatgggaggggggaaagggagaggacTCGGACGATGAGAGACGGATACTGGCTGATGATTTGGAGTTGGTGGTTGATGCcagtgaggatgaggatatcTTGAGGTTTTTGGGTGATCGttgtgacgacgacgacgacgacgacgacgacgacgacgacgacgacgacgacgacgacgacaacgactaTGTGGGGGGTGAGGGAGAGTGGATTGGAAGTGAAGGGGTAGATGGGGATTATGATAGTTACCCGCTTGTAGATCACGTTCGGGAGTCAATGATAAATGAGTATTAACTGGCCGGCCGTCTCGTTGGTCACGTAGGTAAGGGTTTGATGCCGTCAACTGGTTACTTACTTGTGTTTAACTTGCCTCACGTAAGAGTACAGATTTCCAATGTCCATACCGAAACCGTAATCGTTACCGGGCAGTGTATCCATATCCTAGATAACTTCACTACATCAACGAATCGGGAGAGCTCACACGAACAGTATACAGCACGAACAGGTTGAAAAACTAGTTACTATACTCCAAAGACACCAATTGAACGCTTTCCTTTGCTTGCCTTGGCTATGCTGTCcttgttctccttcttgatcttcatctgcttcaagttgcttgcttgctttttTCATTTCATGCCCCATTTGAAAGCTATATCGTCGTCATCCAATCATCCTGCATCCATCCCCTACGTGTCCAACTACTACTTACCCCAACAACGTCGACTTTCATTATAAACTCGGTAAGAGAGAGAAGTATGTTCAAGGACTGGTCTGACAGTATAACCCAGTGAGAGAGCGAGAGGGACGTATAAACTTTGGACCTGAACTCTCAAAACTCTGACTCTTACGACCTAGCAGCCTCgagctccagctccaactGTCTGATTCTCTCGCTCTGATCCTGCGGGCCGGGTCCGACCCTCTTCTTGAGGGTCTCGACTTCGGTGGCAAGATGGCTGATGATCTGACTCTGGGCCTGGATCTTGTCGCTCTGTGCACCAATAATCCTGCTCTGCTGCTCAAGAAGCTGCGTGATCTGGGAAAGAGAGGCCTCGACGTTTCccgaggaaggggaagcgGTAGAAGCAGGCGCAGGGGCGGCTGCGGTGGTCCTGACTGGCGAGGCAAGCTTCTGGACTGGGGTCTGGTACGTCGTCGGGGAAGGTGTCTTGCCGGCGGAAGCGGGAGGAAGGGATGTTCGCACAGAAACCGGGGCGGCGGCTCTAGCAGCGGGGCGCGAAACCTCCTCGAAGGGAGAGGACTCGCCCTCACTTGGCTCGGCGTCCTCGTTATCCTGGAACTTGTTTGCAATAGCGGACATGGAGGCCTTCTGGTCCGCCACGGTCGACGTGGGCACACGAGTAGCGGGTGGGGGCGTGGATTCCATCTTGGACACGGGGGGCTGGATAGGAGACGAGACGGCAGTGGGAGGCTTGTAATCGGCCGGAACTTCCCTGGGTGCGGTACCCTCGTAGATGCTCTCCATGTCGATCTTGGCCGGGATGCCGTCCTTGCCGTCAAACCACTCCTGGGCGGACACGGCGGGCTTGAGGCCGGTCGCAGGGGGGTAGATGTCGGACTGGAAGGTCTCGGCACGACGGGGAACAGTGAAGGAGATGGGCTCGATGTACTGATCATTGACGGTCTTGTAGGCCCTCATGATTTCGTTCTCGTGGACGTTGACACCACGGCGAGGCACAAAAGCAATACCTCTCTGGGGGTCACCAGACTTGTACTCGGCCAGGAACTCCAACTTGTCGTTCTCGTACTCGAAATAACGAATGTTGCCATCACTGCGGACGTTAGCATGCTATCTATCGTTCCTATCTCGGGTTGCGACAAACTTACCCCTTGCCAGCAAGGTACAGGCAGTTAGAGCCGTCATCTACGAAAAAAGACCACAGTTAGCTTCGGCGCATACAAAAGCCATGGTCCAGCAAGCGTGACTTACCCCAGAAAGGCATGCAGACACCAGAGATGGAGTCGAGCGAGGTGAAACCACCGATGGGGTCCTTCCTGCCAGGCTCCCACAGGGCAACCTGACGGTCACTCATCCGGGAGAAACCAGTGGTGGCGATACGGTTGTGTTCACCAAGCCATACAGCACGACTGTTCTTGGCGCCCTCGTGGCCCTGGTATTCGTGGACTGCGGACTGCTGGCGCACATCCCACACGCGCAGCTTCTTGTCGCGAGAGGTGGTGACAAGCATTGTGCCGTTGGCGCTCCACGACAAAGACTGCACAATGTCGGGGTGCTTGATGGCGATGGGGGCTTGGCCGGTCTCGACGTCCCAGAACTTGACCGTCAAGTCGCCGGACGACGAGGCGAGAATGTTTTCGGCGGCGGGGTTGAAGAGGACATGGCCGACCTTTCTGGTTTGTGTGAGCGCAAGCCTTACTGAATCTTATCTTCAGGGTGTAGATCGTACCTCGTGTGGCCAGAGAGCTTGCTGAGGGGTGAGACATCGGCCGGCTCTTCGGCGTCTGTATAGAGGGTGAAGTTCTCGGGCACCTGCCAGACAAACACCTTTCCATCGTCGGAGGCAGAGGCGATCAAGCGGTCGTTGAAGGGGTTCCTAAGAGGAGCCTAGGTCAGATTGTCTTGTCGGGTCGTTGTAGCGCATGCGCAAGAGCGTACCAGTCAGTGtcgaggacggcggcggtgtGGCCACGGAACAGCGGTATTTGGTCGGGAAGCTTGCCGCGCTCGTTGAGGGGGATGACGGCGAAGGCGCCACCACCGCTCGACTCCCAGTTGACGGCCAAGTACTCGGGGTTGGCCTAGGTGTAGGCGAGACAAAGACACGGTCAGTATATAACGACCATGGAAGCTATGGATAGGGCGCAAGTAGTGGAGAGGAGCGTAGGAGCACAGGAAGTATTTaaacaggtaggtacctacctttatGAGGTTGGTGTCCCAGGCATTGTGGCTGATGCGAAGGTTGTCGTAGCAGAACTCCTTGCGCGTGGGCTTGCCGAAGACGTGTCCTAGCAGTCGCGGCTATCGTGTCAGTCcatgtctctctctccaagCTCGTCGCGACTCCCATCGTGGATACGGCGCGCTACCTCGGGAGCTACAGTATCCATCCAGCTGGTGTGCTAAGGAGCCTTCGGGGGAGGAACACGGGGGATCGACATACGATACTTCGACGCTCTGACGAAACGGCCGGACATCGGGAGGGATTAGGGCAGTAAGCTGCTAGCTGGTAGCTGGTAGGAATAAGGGAATAATAGTGTAGTAAGGAAATAAATCTTGGACTCGATTATGGATTACTGAGTGTTTAGACGGGAGCTGAgataggggggggggggggacttTCAGtgttttggtggtttgggaATCGATACCGGCCGATGGGGTACAGTGGTACCTGCCAGTAGTAATAAACCAGGAGGTTAGTACCAGACACACCTCAGAGGCGGGTACTTGACCGATACTTGGCCCTGCCTGTGCCTGGTGCAGCAAGCGACTGTTGAGGTGGTTGACTGCCCTGCTAAACCGACTACACTAGGCCATCCTGGGCTGGCGCGGCTGAGTCCCGGGCAGGTCCCGTCGGCGTGGACCCGTCCCTGATCGGCTTGGCTTCGGCGCATGTTCCAGGGCAGCAAGTGAGCTCTTTAGCTGGTCCACTTCCCCACTGCCTGCCCCTCTCCCCGTGTTCCCAACGTTCGATTCGCACGCCATCGCCAATGCTGCTCTGGGACCTTTGTGAAGTCCTTCAGCCATCCGGTCGCATCTGATAATAAATGAGATCCAACTGTTGCGAAGTAAGAAAGGATTTTTACTTGATGTGTTGTGCGAGTGGTGGCAGCTAGTAAGGAGGTATTGCGTGTCTTTGCATGGCTCTCTGAAAGTCAAGGGTGAGGCATCATGTATTCGCTGGATACAAACAAACTCGAAAAGGGGGTTCAGGGGGGACACGCATTGAGTGTGGATCCATCATGTTGACACAAGACAATGTTACAACAAGAAAGCCTGAACAAGTGATGGTGCTTGCGCAAAGATACTCATGTGACAAAATACCCGAACTTTCGGGATTCAGAGAGATTTGTTTAGTTGGTCAATGTCATTAGATCAAAGTTCATAGAATCGATTGGCATGGATCGATATTATTCAACGTCTTGATGTTGACAGCCAAAATTGAAAATCGACTTTGCTGGAAACTTGTCACCATCCCATTCATAGAGCGCTATTTCTCGGCATCTGGAAGACGGGATCAAAGACAGAAAACCAAAAACGAAAAAATAACAGACTGAGTGATGGAAACGCATTTCCTTATGATGGCGCCGTTGTGAAGAAAAAGTCAAAAACTTAGTCGTACTGGGGATCGAACCCAGAACCTTCTCGGATCAGATTCAACTAATGTGAACGAGAAATCATAACCATTAGACCATACGACTCTGTTGAGTTCAAGTACCACCTTGAGGTCTTATGTAGACGAGAGCTTTCAGCCACCCCACCAAGCATGGGGCGGGACAAGATCCCGTAATGGTGTAGAACTAGTGTAATGTAAGCAAAGCCAACCCAACGGGAATACAGGATAGACGCACCTCTTCAATTGGAGTGTTACAAAAAGAAACCCGTCTGGAAAATTTCAACAGCCATTCTATCAAGTTCAAGCTAATTCGTTATATGTCAATGACCATCATGTTCTTCGAAAGGGGCAAGTAAACAATTGTTCTTTGTTCCGCAGCTCATGCAGATGCCAAGATGGCCCGAGCTTTTCGGATCTTCGGTGACGACACTGACTCGATCTCACCGAGTGCCACTGTGATTCCGCATCTGGACTGAGACAAACTTCACAACATCCAACATGGAGATTTGGCATTGTAGGTAGCGGCGTGTGCCGCCTCGTTATCCTTAACAACAAATACTGCCACCCATCAGATCCGAATCATACGGCAGCACATCAAAATGTCCACCCTAGCGACAACAGCAGCCGGCACCCTCCGAATGCGGATTCCCTACCGAGAGCTGCCTCCCCCGACCACCATCATACCTGCCACCGCCACGACCCTGCCCGGCGCCGTGGCTGCTCTCAAGTCATTCCTCACCGCCCCTCCGCCGTCCGGTTTACCCAATCGAACTGTCATCCTCACCGGTGCCGGCCTTTCCGTGGCCAGCGGCTTAGCCGACTACCGTGGCGTCAACGGCACCTACCGGGTCAATAAGGACTACAAGCCGATTTTCCACCACGAGTTTCTCGCCAGCCACGAGACGCGGCAGCGATACTGGGCACGAAGCTACATCGGATGGAGGGGTCTGGGACGGGCCGGCCCGAACCCGGGCCACTACGCGATCCGGGACCTTGGGAATCTGCTCACCGAGCGCTACAGCGGTGACCGAAACAACAAAAGCATTACGGGTGTAATCACACAGAATGTCGATTCCTTCCACAAAATGAGCCATCCCGATATACAAACCGTCGAATTGCACGGGACTCTAGCCTCGGTTGTTTGTACATCGTGCCGGAACCAATTTCCTCGAGATGAGTATCAAACCACACTGGCCAGGCTCAACCCGATCTGGGCCGATTTCCTTCGCGAGGCGCTGGCATCAGGAGCCCTGGAGACGGAGGACATTGAAGAACGGAACAAGAAGGGTATCAAGATGAACCCAGATGGTGATGTGGACCTGGCCGAGGCACCTTACACCACGTTTCGTTACCCAGCATGTCCGTCGTGTCTGAAGGAGCCGCCACGTCTTGCAGATGGCACCAAGACATGGGTAGAAATCGACAAAGATGGTGCATGGATACCGTCCAGTACTGCGGGAGTTCTGAAACCGGCAGTAATCATGTTTGGAGAGAGTATAAGCGCCGAGGTCAAGAGCGAGGCGGAAAAGGCCATTGACAATGCCGGACGAATGCTCATCTTAGGCACCTCTCTCGCGACCTACTCGGCTTGGCGGCTGGCACAGCGGGCGAAGCTCCGAGGAATGCCTATAGCCATTGTGAGCATCGGTGGTGTGAGGCGCGAAGAGATGTTCTTTGAAGATCTAGACCCTAAGATGGCCGGTCCTCATGGGGTTAGAGTGGAGATGGCTACTGAACAGCTGTTACCGGCGCTCGTGGAGGAGCTCAAGAGTTATAACAATGGGGCCATGGTGGCCGAGGTACCCGTGGGCAGGTTGTTTACTGGACGGGTCCGCTAGCGGACGCCCATCTAtcaataatagaataaaaaggtCTTGTCGACTTAGAAGAAGGCACCCTTGAGGGCTGCAGGCGAGATCTTGGGCGTTGTCTCGGTCTGGGTCTCGGTCTGCGTCTGGGGTTGTTCCTTTACGGGCTCTGCCTTGGCTTGCTGGGCAAGTTTCGCCGCCTTTTGTTGCTTTGCCTTGTGCATGATCTCTTCGCGTTCGATCTCCTTGAGGACTGTTATTGAATCTTCATATCAGCCTGTGCTCTCCGTATCATATCCACCTGCGTTTAACGAACCTTCATCCCAAgcagcctccttctccggaTCGCCAGTGCCCAACACATTCTCAACATCCACCTCTTCACCCTTCTGTATCCTCTCGACCACCTCACGCAAGGTATTAATCCTGACATCGGCCTGGCGCGAAAAGGCCGCATAGTCTTTTTTGAGCGAGATCATCTGGATAGCCATGGAACCGATCATTAGAAAGATGATGATAAAGAAGGTGGCCGGGTTCCACTCGGTCGATTTCGGCATCTTTGTGTGGTTGATGGAGTCATCGCCGAATCGCAAGAACTTGGGAACCAACGACTTCCAAAATGACACTTTGGCGACTCTAGGGACGATTACATCCGGGGCGCCGCTCGCGAGGCGGATCGAGGTGGAAAACGAAGCTCGAAGAACTGTCGAGGGGACTTGACGATGGAGCAAGGCAGCATGCGCATTGCGCCCAAGGCgctgaggaagagaagttCGGCGCATGGTAGGTAGCAATTCGGAAATGTCGCGTTGTCTTGTGTTGGGATTCGGTGGCTGTTGAAGCCTAAGTAGGATTGCGACGGATCAGAGCAGTTGTCGAAATCAAGTGTTGCGGGAGAGAAACTGGGAGAGACCCTGAAAAGAGAAAGTGAGAAGACGACGGACTCGAAGCttcgttcttcttccacttcggGCAAAAAGTTCACTcgagttcagttcagttcagttgcaGTGAGTGACACAGCGCCAAAATTCCCACAAGTGACATCCCACCTCACACGGCAGGCAAAGGTGGGGTCTTTCTGCCATTCCATCCCGCTGCCCCTGGCTGGCCGATGCGCCCCACGTAGTGAGGTACGTACCGTGTGCTTTCGTACCTGCGTTGCAGTTGCCCGGGCAACTTGAACTCGTTGAATCTTTGTTGCGACCAAGTCAACATCCCGCCAACAAGGGTTCGTTCTCCCCGTCTTCAGCAGCCGGATTCGTGACCGGGGGGAGCTCCATTGTTGGACACCAATTCGCAATCCACCTTGGCGTTTGCTTCCACATCTTATTTACATTCCAGCCATCCTCCATGCACTACCCTCTTTTGCCGTCTTTTGGATAGTGTCCCTAGTCCTCTACCTACGTTATAGGCGATGACATGATTAGGAATCAGCCCATTAGACCTTCTCTCTCTACATTACGACAGCTTCATGGATACCATACACTCCCAAGCTGACGCCGTGCGCAGCGCCGTCTCTTCGGTGACAACATGTACGCCCGCCATCACAGCTCTTCTCAAGAGCCTGCTTTTACCCAAAGACGATGCCACGGCCGCGGCAGAcataacaataacaacaacaacaacaaagacagCGTTGTCAACGAGGCCGCGGTCGAGAGCAAACAACACAGCTACCAAGGCTACCACAGCATCAAAGAAAGATAGCGGACTCTCGCCCAAGGAAAAGGCGACATTGGCAACACATGTTGTCAACGGAACCCTTCGCGCCCTGAGCGAATATGCAAAGAACCCGCCCACAACCGCGAGACCCCCAACGCCTACCAAGCGGCCAGCGCcccaagaggaggagttgtTGAGGTCAGCCACGACGAGAAACCCGCTCCAACGATGTAGCTCTACCAACTCGACACCGTTATCTCCCCTACAGCCTCGTGCCCTGAACAGAGTCACCACTTCCCCGGCCCTCTCGAAGCGCTCTCTCTCGCCAGCCAAGGCCCCGAAACATGACACAAACCTCCTTGCCACGGTTGAATGCGCTCGTGTTGCCCTGGGCACTCTGCGCCAGTTACACACGTCCAGCAAGCTCACGCTCCCCGAGTTACAGTTAGAGACCGGCATGTCTTCTCTAATCGCCAGGCTGATTACGCTAGGACTACACGATCAAGCCCTCAAGGAATTGCGCATCTTGAAGAAGAGATTGGAGACACCGTCCAGttcgacaacagcaacaaagaAGCCAACCAAGACGACTGCTACCGAACCACCCAAGACGGCGGCGCAAGTGTACACGGAGATTCTCGACTTCGGCCAAGTGAAATCCTTGGGACCGGCCCTTGCTCTCGTTATCACAACACAAATACAGGCATTGCGCCTCCTATCCGCGAACAAAAAGCCAAATGCGATTGAGGCGGTCGTTCCTCTCTTGCGCCAGGACCATAGCTCATCACCAacttccctcctcttacGATCAGCAATTGAAAAGGGCGCTGATGTTGCCAAGATTGCCCGCCAGATGGAAACTTTAGCTCAATGCATGATTTCCTTGACCCCCAGCGCATCCAGCAAGGACGACACGCTCAGCATAGAACCGCGGCTTAGTATCTCCCCGGTATCCGCCATCGAGCTGCAATGCTTTGCTTTGGAGACGAGATTACAATGGTGGAAGTTGGCCAAACACAAGGCTGATGCGGAAAAGGACATCATCATGCCTCTCTCTCGGTACATGGGTGCCTTTGTTCGTCGGAGCCAGGAGAGCGGGCGCTCTACCTATGCTACTTGCCTCTCAGTATATACCAGAGTTCGGTCTCAGCTCGATACGTACGGCGCACAACTGTCCGAAGCATCAAGGACACCTCTCTCTCAGATTTACCAGGTTTTAGCGGTTCTGGCACGAGAGGCAGGAAAGGTGACAGATGCAGTATCTTGGGCGACGAAGCTCAAAGAAGGGGTCGATGCAAAGGTGGACTCGGTCGCCAAGATATGCTCCATCTCAGCGCAACTATTATCCCTCCAACTCAAGGACCCGGTAAAGTACTGTCGTGATAACCAGCTTCTCGACGAGGTCGTTGCTGGTCTTTCAGGCCCACTGCGGGGTGATTCCAATGACCTCGACGAGTTACTCAATAACGTCTGCTCGGTCAGGAGGGCAGCTATGAAACTTCTGCTTGCTCTgttgaaaaaagaaaatgatgGGTTTGCTGATTTTACTTCCAATTGCCGAGAATCCCTAGAATCGTTCGTCCTTCAATGTCCTCGGTTTTGTCTACGATGGCTCGGTAAACCGCCGGAACCCAAGAGTAGCACGAAGGACTACCTCAGATACGAACAACGCCGTCAACTACTCCTACAGTCTATTCAGCATACCCTTGACTCATCAttcatcatcgtcaagaCACGCCTCGAAGAGAAGAGGTTGGAGTGGGACTTTATGGATTCGATTCTTAATGATTGTCTTTTGCTCTTGGAATACATCGGGGATATGGGCGCTGCCGGCTCGCAGAGCATGTACCATGTCAAGATTTCGCACTTCTACTATCTACAGTATAATGTATTACGACAACAATCCACTGACCCCAAAGATGTGGCGCCCTTACGAGCTCTCCGTCGTTCGATCGATTGCGTGAAGCACAGGTCGACAGCAGAGAAAGACAAGGCGCAGCTCATCTTGAAGTTGGAACGAATGGCCGAGATGGCTCGGACACTGGGCAGGAATGAGCAGGCTCTCACCGCGCTACAGACCATCCGGACGAGTATGCTGGATGACGGGATTCTCGACAGTGTCGTCGGTGCACTGGCGACAGACTCGCCGCTTATCGTGTGGCAAAGGGACGAGAAGGCCGAGACTTTATCTCGTGCTCTGGTGGCTGTTGCAAAGATGGAGCATGTCTTCATGGATTGGACAGTAGATCTACCAGAAGCTGAACAAGCTGCCGGACTCGAACATCGGTTACACTACATTCTCTTGGGTGGCAATCCAACCATGagtggaagaaagagggaggaagtgaTTACTCTCGAGCACCCTGTCGTGGATGCTTTGCTTCGCATTTATGTCCCGACACGGTATCCCATACGAAGACTCCGAGTGCTGTTGGCGCTCTTGAGCTCTGCCATTGGCAACCAGCGAAAGGTACCCGAGTTGCTTGCTATCACTAGGGATGCTACGCAGGTGGAACCGGATAACCTCGGCGAAGATGCTGGACTTGCCCGCTTTGTGCCGCATATGGGAGCCTTCTATCACTCAATCACAGCTTTGTCGGATGGTTACTCTGATCTTGGAGCGGTTGAACGATGCCTTGAGACGTGGAAATCGATCGTCAAGACTTGTCAAACCAAAACGGATGTGGAGCGATCAATCAACGATATTCCTGGCCTTCTGGATCACCTGCAGGCCATGGCTGACTTTCTCCGCTTGAGCGGTCACGATAACATGGTAGCTATGGTCCTGGAACTGACGGCGGATATTGCCAGACTAGCGGACGGCCCCAGGCTGGAAGACATTGTTCAGCATGCCTCAACGCTGGCTCTGCAATACACCAATCTGGGG
Proteins encoded in this region:
- the crn gene encoding coronin-6; the encoded protein is MSGRFVRASKYRHVFGKPTRKEFCYDNLRISHNAWDTNLIKANPEYLAVNWESSGGGAFAVIPLNERGKLPDQIPLFRGHTAAVLDTDWNPFNDRLIASASDDGKVFVWQVPENFTLYTDAEEPADVSPLSKLSGHTRKVGHVLFNPAAENILASSSGDLTVKFWDVETGQAPIAIKHPDIVQSLSWSANGTMLVTTSRDKKLRVWDVRQQSAVHEYQGHEGAKNSRAVWLGEHNRIATTGFSRMSDRQVALWEPGRKDPIGGFTSLDSISGVCMPFWDDGSNCLYLAGKGDGNIRYFEYENDKLEFLAEYKSGDPQRGIAFVPRRGVNVHENEIMRAYKTVNDQYIEPISFTVPRRAETFQSDIYPPATGLKPAVSAQEWFDGKDGIPAKIDMESIYEGTAPREVPADYKPPTAVSSPIQPPVSKMESTPPPATRVPTSTVADQKASMSAIANKFQDNEDAEPSEGESSPFEEVSRPAARAAAPVSVRTSLPPASAGKTPSPTTYQTPVQKLASPVRTTAAAPAPASTASPSSGNVEASLSQITQLLEQQSRIIGAQSDKIQAQSQIISHLATEVETLKKRVGPGPQDQSERIRQLELELEAARS
- the nst-5 gene encoding SIR2 family histone deacetylase, encoding MSTLATTAAGTLRMRIPYRELPPPTTIIPATATTLPGAVAALKSFLTAPPPSGLPNRTVILTGAGLSVASGLADYRGVNGTYRVNKDYKPIFHHEFLASHETRQRYWARSYIGWRGLGRAGPNPGHYAIRDLGNLLTERYSGDRNNKSITGVITQNVDSFHKMSHPDIQTVELHGTLASVVCTSCRNQFPRDEYQTTLARLNPIWADFLREALASGALETEDIEERNKKGIKMNPDGDVDLAEAPYTTFRYPACPSCLKEPPRLADGTKTWVEIDKDGAWIPSSTAGVLKPAVIMFGESISAEVKSEAEKAIDNAGRMLILGTSLATYSAWRLAQRAKLRGMPIAIVSIGGVRREEMFFEDLDPKMAGPHGVRVEMATEQLLPALVEELKSYNNGAMVAEVPVGRLFTGRVR